A single Populus alba chromosome 7, ASM523922v2, whole genome shotgun sequence DNA region contains:
- the LOC118036232 gene encoding LEAF RUST 10 DISEASE-RESISTANCEUS RECEPTOR-LIKE PROTEIN KINASE-like 2.1, whose amino-acid sequence MATEFRIEKSSNVSLLRRSYVNVGGMKASDLMELCSLERMTLLSNKDYKNMSYKVIHSQLAYGFELSWHNSRCGSCAHGCYIDDSNRKLCIGTKFIFGSPIVIAFLIYKWRRRHLSAYDIVEEFLQTHNNLIPVVRYSYSEIKKMTGGFKEKLGEGGFGCVYKGKLRNGQSAAIKLLGKSKANGQDFINEVATIGRIHHTNVVQLVGFCAEGSKRALISLGVAHGIQYLHRGCEMQILHFDIKPHNILLDEHFTPKVSDFGLARLCLANESLKSLTAARGTIGYMAPELTQISNEKAIEIGDGSTEEEKKIVKKMIIVRLWCTQMNPMNRPAMNEVVEMLEGDIESLQLPPRPVLNLDEKPMNTSGESSSMSDYSTESGKAYPVNDTSSLIVITIMINCNHPPYFQLVGFCAEGSKRALVYDFMPNESLNNFIFSQERHVSLSWEKLHEISLGVAHGIQYLHRGCEMQIIHFDNILFDEHFTPKVSNFGLARLCLANESLKYLTTARGTIGYMAPELFYKNIGRVSHKADVYSFGMLLLEMAGRRKILNPLAERLSEIYWPYWVHDQVSNEKAIEIGDGGTEEEKKIVKKMVIAGLWCIQMNPLNRPAMNLVVEMLEGDIESLQLPPKPALNVDEKPMNTCGESSSMSDYSSESISLIENAYN is encoded by the exons atggcaactgaatttcggataGAAAAATCTTCCAATGTTTCACTCTTGAGGCGTTCTTATGTGAACGTTGGTGGGATGAAGGCTTCTGATCTAATGGAACTGTGCAGCTTAGAGAGGATGACGTTGTTGTCAAACAAGGATTACAAGAACATGTCCTATAAGGTAATTCACAGTCAGCTGGCATATGGGTTTGAGCTTTCATGGCACAATAGCAGGTGTGGAAGTTGTGCACATGGATGCTACATCGATGATTCGAACCGTAAACTCTGCATAG GGACAAAATTTATCTTTGGGAGTCCAATTGTGATTGCATTCTTGATCTACAAATGGCGACGAAGACATCTATCAGCATATGATATAGTTGAGGAATTCCTACAGACTCATAACAATCTTATTCCAGTCGTAAGGTATTCTTATTCGGAGATTAAGAAGATGACCGGAGGCTTCAAGGAAAAGTTGGGCGAAGGAGGTTTTGGTTGCGTGTATAAAGGAAAGCTTCGCAATGGACAGTCTGCAGCGATAAAATTGCTGGGCAAATCCAAGGCTAATGGACAAGATTTTATCAATGAAGTCGCTACCATTGGAAGGATTCATCACACCAATGTAGTGCAACTAGTTGGTTTTTGTGCTGAGGGATCAAAGCGCGCTCTT ATTTCCCTTGGAGTGGCTCATGGCATCCAATATCTACATCGAGGTTGTGAGATGCAGATCCTACATTTTGACATCAAGCCTCACAACATTCTTCTCGATGAACATTTCACTCCAAAAGTTTCCGACTTTGGACTTGCTAGGTTGTGCCTGGCAAATGAGAGTCTTAAATCTCTCACTGCAGCAAGGGGAACGATAGGCTACATGGCGCCAGAACTCACACAAA TTTCTAACGAGAAGGCTATAGAAATTGGAGATGGTAGCAcggaagaggaaaaaaagataGTGAAGAAGATGATTATTGTAAGGTTGTGGTGTACACAAATGAACCCTATGAATCGGCCTGCAATGAACGAAGTTGTGGAGATGCTTGAAGGAGACATTGAAAGCCTGCAACTGCCTCCGAGACCAGTTCTAAATCTAGATGAGAAGCCAATGAACACTAGTGGAGAGTCATCTTCCATGTCTGATTATTCTACAGAATCT GGGAAGGCGTATCCCGTGAATGATACTAGTTCTTTGATAGTTATTACCATTATGATAAACTGTAACCATCCACCTTATTTCCAG CTAGTTGGTTTTTGTGCTGAGGGATCAAAGCGCGCTCTTGTATATGATTTCATGCCCAATGAATCTctcaataatttcattttttctcaaGAAAGACATGTCTCTTTAAGCTGGGAAAAACTGCATGAGATTTCCCTTGGAGTGGCTCATGGCATCCAATATCTACATCGAGGTTGTGAGATGCAGATAATACATTTCGACAACATTCTTTTCGATGAACATTTCACTCCAAAAGTTTCTAACTTTGGACTTGCTAGGTTGTGCCTGGCAAATGAAAGTCTTAAATATCTCACTACAGCAAGGGGAACGATAGGGTACATGGCACCAGAACTGTTCTACAAGAACATCGGGCGCGTCTCACACAAAGCTGATGTTTATAGCTTTGGAATGTTGCTGTTGGAAATGGCAGGCAGAAGAAAAATTTTGAATCCGTTGGCTGAAAGGTTGAGCGAAATTTACTGGCCATATTGGGTTCATGACCAAGTCTCTAATGAGAAGGCTATAGAGATTGGAGATGGTGGCactgaagaggaaaaaaagataGTCAAGAAGATGGTTATTGCAGGGTTGTGGTGTATACAAATGAACCCACTGAATCGGCCCGCAATGAACTTAGTTGTGGAGATGCTTGAAGGAGACATTGAAAGCCTGCAACTGCCTCCAAAACCTGCTCTAAATGTAGATGAGAAGCCAATGAACACTTGTGGAGAGTCATCTTCCATGTCTGATTATTCTTCCGAATCAATCAGCTTGATTGAAAATGCATATAATTAA